From Dioscorea cayenensis subsp. rotundata cultivar TDr96_F1 chromosome 13, TDr96_F1_v2_PseudoChromosome.rev07_lg8_w22 25.fasta, whole genome shotgun sequence, the proteins below share one genomic window:
- the LOC120274525 gene encoding ninja-family protein 1 → MEAEAVEEIERVLSRSHGYSRDLLQRFGSGVCFEEPPETARGESDEIELSLGLSLGGCLGVEVKEKKLVRSSSVAAVSMFPREQEFMVARPIERACSLPTEVEEEQRKRKEMQSLKRLEAKRKRLERRSSRSVAVAGRLRSGEGLDEDMEKLEAELGGVVNGVVPARLFGPISQGSIGSQGSSSSGASDFEARTLQGLNQRNLRNAQEGDDLLRRNAQPNGVSEMERSMMEEMPCVSTRGDGPNGRRVEGFLYKYRKGEEVRIVCVCHGSFLTPAEFVKHAGGGDVAHPLRHIVVNPSPSAFS, encoded by the exons ATGGAGGCGGAGGCGGTGGAGGAGATAGAGAGGGTGTTGTCGAGAAGCCATGGCTATTCTAGAGATCTCTTGCAGCGGTTTGGGAGCGGTGTGTGCTTTGAAGAGCCGCCGGAGACGGCCCGTGGAGAGTCCGATGAGATTGAGCTTAGCCTTGGGCTTTCTCTTGGTGGGTGTCTCGGCGTTGaggtgaaggagaagaagcttgTCCGTTCGTCGTCTGTGGCGGCGGTGTCGATGTTTCCGAGGGAGCAGGAGTTCATGGTTGCGCGGCCGATTGAGAGGGCTTGCTCGTTGCCGACGGAGGTGGAGGAGGagcagaggaagaggaaggagatGCAGAGCCTGAAGAGGTTGGAAGCGAAGAGGAAGAGGCTGGAAAGGAGGAGCTCGAGATCGGTGGCGGTGGCCGGAAGGCTCCGTTCTGGTGAGGGGTTGGATGAGGATATGGAGAAGTTGGAGGCCGAGCTCGGAGGGGTTGTGAATGGCGTCGTGCCGGCGAGACTCTTCGGACCGATCTCGCAAGGGTCTATTGGTTCTCAGGGAAGTAGTTCCTCCGGCGCCTCGGATTTTGAGGCCAGGACATTGCAAG GTCTAAACCAGAGGAATCTAAGGAACGCCCAAGAAGGCGATGACTTGCTAAGGAGGAATGCGCAGCCAAATGGTGTCAGTGAGATGGAGAGGAGCATGATGGAAGAGATGCCATGTGTATCTACCAGAGGAGACGGGCCAAATGGCCGAAGAGTGGAAGGATTTCTCTACAAGTACCGGAAAGGGGAGGAAGTGAGAATTGTGTGTGTTTGCCATGGCAGCTTCCTTACCCCGGCCGAGTTTGTCAAGCATGCGGGCGGTGGTGATGTTGCTCACCCTCTCCGGCACATAGTTGTCAATCCATCGCCTTCGGCCTTCTCATAA